One genomic window of Magnolia sinica isolate HGM2019 chromosome 3, MsV1, whole genome shotgun sequence includes the following:
- the LOC131240227 gene encoding UDP-glycosyltransferase 74B1, whose translation MEKKERGYSAHVIVFPYPSQGHINPMLQFAKRLASKGLKITVATTHYTVKSIHALGVSVEPISDGYDQSGFWQAPSADAYIAEFKAIGSRTLTELIQKLDRLGSPVDCVVYDSLLGWVQNVTRQLGVRGAIFFTNSSFVCSIFCRLHHGLLSLPLSSDAMPLTLPGMVPLGYSELPTFLTGVVYPAYWTMVMNQFAGLDKVDWVFGNTFERLDGQAAKAISDLWPVKMIGPMVPSSYLDGRIKGDTSYGASLWKPDSDKCIQWLDTKPNGSAVYVSFGSMAEVSPKQMDEIAWGLKGCNIPFIWVVKESEQCKLPDWFEPSIEDQGLLISWCDQLQVMAHEAVGCFVTHCGWNSTLEGLCLGLPIIGVPQWADQPTNAKLVEDVCGVGLRAKMDGEGIVRREEIEFCIREVIHGERGKEIKKNSRKWRELAKEAVDEGGSSDKNIDEFVSMLCGGNRSTLINGSI comes from the exons atggagaagaaagagagaggttaTAGTGCTCATGTCATAGTCTTTCCATACCCGAGCCAAGGTCATATAAACCCAATGCTCCAATTTGCAAAACGGTTAGCTTCCAAAGGCCTCAAAATCACAGTAGCCACCACACACTACACTGTGAAATCCATCCATGCCCTAGGCGTGTCTGTCGAGCCAATATCCGATGGCTACGATCAATCCGGCTTTTGGCAAGCCCCCAGCGCCGATGCCTACATCGCGGAATTCAAAGCCATTGGCTCCAGAACACTAACAGAGCTCATACAGAAGTTGGACCGGTTGGGCTCGCCGGTCGATTGTGTAGTGTATGACTCGTTGCTAGGATGGGTACAAAATGTAACTAGGCAGCTAGGCGTACGTGGAGCCATTTTTTTCACCAATTCGTCATTTGTGTGCTCGATCTTCTGTCGACTGCACCATGGGCTATTGAGTTTGCCATTGAGCTCCGATGCGATGCCCCTGACGCTGCCGGGCATGGTTCCGCTCGGCTATTCCGAGTTGCCGACCTTCCTAACGGGGGTGGTCTATCCGGCTTACTGGACCATGGTCATGAACCAGTTCGCTGGCTTGGATAAGGTTGATTGGGTCTTTGGGAACACGTTCGAACGGTTGGATGGGCAG GCAGCAAAAGCAATTTCGGACTTGTGGCCCGTAAAGATGATTGGGCCCATGGTACCATCATCCTACTTGGACGGTCGTATCAAAGGTGATACAAGCTATGGGGCCAGTCTTTGGAAGCCAGACAGCGACAAGTGCATCCAATGGCTCGACACTAAACCAAATGGGTCGGCTGTCTATGTGTCGTTTGGTAGCATGGCGGAAGTGTCGCCGAAACAGATGGATGAAATCGCGTGGGGACTGAAGGGATGCAACATCCCATTCATATGGGTCGTCAAGGAGTCTGAGCAGTGCAAGTTGCCTGACTGGTTTGAGCCGTCGATCGAAGATCAAGGGTTACTCATATCATGGTGTGATCAGCTACAGGTGATGGCCCATGAGGCTGTGGGCTGCTTTGTAACACATTGTGGGTGGAACTCTACACTAGAGGGGTTGTGCCTGGGCTTGCCAATAATCGGTGTGCCTCAGTGGGCTGATCAGCCCACAAATGCAAAGCTAGTGGAGGATGTGTGTGGGGTGGGATTAAGGGCTAAGATGGATGGAGAAGGGATTGTGAGAAGGGAAGAGATTGAGTTTTGTATAAGGGAAGTGATacatggagagagagggaaagagattaAGAAGAATAGTAGGAAATGGAGGGAGTTGGCTAAGGAGGCAGTTGATGAAGGTGGGAGCTCAGATAAGAACATTGATGAATTTGTGTCCATGTTGTGTGGTGGGAATAGGAGTACTCTAATCAATGGGTCCATCTAG